Sequence from the Fragaria vesca subsp. vesca linkage group LG4, FraVesHawaii_1.0, whole genome shotgun sequence genome:
TCCAAGGTCAAAGATCAGGCTTAGATTTTATAGGAGGCCCGTATTATCCACGTCTGGGGTCGTTTGGTCTGCTTCAAGCGAATTCGGGCTTGATACAAAATTTTTATATAGGATGAGGGAGGCAAGCCACGTCATGTCATGCCATGCCCAAATTACAGAAGGAGGTCACAAAAACCAAACCCCTCACTAGATAAAGCTACACAATGCCCATTTGGGAGTCAAGCCAAGCCATGCCATGCTCGTTCATGCCCAAGCACACTCCCTTTATGGCACGTGGTTTCTCATGGTCACACTTCAATGACCACGTGCCCACCCATTTCATATATGTGCCAACACACGCCAAGCACAGTCGCACACAAACATCCTGGATGATATACCCAAACTCATCTATCACAACCTGTCACGCGGCCAACCAGTAAAGTGGACCCAAACACTAGGCCAAATGGGGCTTATTAGTGGGTTGTGGTGTGGAAGGATACATAATCTTGTAAGGGCTATGGAGGCCAAATGTCAAGTGTTCGAGACGTCTTGGGAGTCGAGGATCAAACTTGAATTTGAGTTTCCCGTGCATAGGCTAGTAACAGATATCTCATCTCATCACCCAATGCCTTTAGACATATGGTACTAGCATCACAACTTACCTCAAACCTGAGCACTTGTTTCCATTGTTTCCATAACTTTCACCTTATAAGTTTAAGACAAACCCAAGGTCATGTTTCGTCTTGACCCCTTAGCCAAAAATAGTTTGGTAAGAAATCGAGAGGGGGTGCTTCTGAACCACTGCGACCGTTACATTTTTTTAGCTTAAGACTTAAACGATGACAGTGAGAAGGAGGGTTCTAACCTTTGCTAAAATTAGAGAGTCATGGGTCATTTTTCGGACTCTCGGTCTTCATCTACAATTCTATTTAAAGGGGACTACAATGGAGGCTTGGGGGACACAACACCTACATGTAAAAAAACCACTACCAAGCTCCTCATGCTCAACCGACCCTAGATCACCACCACCACCATACTTTACAATCCCTCACCCACCTTAGACCTTTTTCACGATGAGCATGCATTATGTTACGCTTGCAAAATCCTAGCTCCCACACCATGCACACTACTAAGTCCTCTCAGTATTGATATTGCATGCTCAGAGCCTCTCCATCACAACAAAGTCTCTCTTAGGAAGACTTTGGGCCTAGTCCTACAACCCTAAAGGGGAATATCGGATCATCAAGTCCAACAACGGCAAGCTCCTAGATCCTCATTCAATTTCTACCCCAACAGTTAGCAAGCTTTCCATGTAGTCCAATTGTTCCAAGTTTCGTATTGATAAAAGTAGTCTTTGTTGGTATTACCATCTCTTTCTCAACGTGTACAGTGGGATGATCCCTAAAGTCAAAGTTGTTGTTCTATCTCTTCTATATTTATGTTCTTAATCTGCTATGGTTAGTTGGAACTTAGTTAAAATTTCTTATTTCTCAAGAACAATTATGATTAATAATTCTCTCTATGTCCAGTTGAGTTTGATTGCTCTCTTTTCTGTCTTATTCTCTTCTATTCCTGATCTAAAGACTATTATCAAGCTTATTGAAAACATGATTCATTAACTATTATAGTTCATTAAATATTCTTTCACCAAGTCTTGAAAAGAAACTCATTTGTCTCTTATAACAATGTCTCATCATTGATCAGTTTAGCTTGTTGAACATCCTTTGGACATTTATAAATTGTCACCTTCATTCTTTTGTTCTTTCTCCATTATAAACATTTTAGTTGCAGTAAATAAGTTCCTTACCTATATCAAATAGCATCTCTGGTTCTACTTCTTCTTTTTATTTTGTCCTTAATTGCCGAACTTTATTCCAGCAAGTACCTCTAAATGTTGGTGTGTATATATATATATATATATATATGACATCTCTAGTATCTTATTTAAACTCTAATTAACCCTATTCTACTTCAATGTAAAGTACTACTTTGCAATTACAAGTTTATTTCTTGTTCCATAAATTTTGTTATCCCTTCTTGTATTCAATCCAGCCACATCATAAGTTCTATAAATCAGTGTCTTCACTCATTATGAATTATATATCTCTGCTATGCTTTGTGTTATTATAAGCCAAAAGCCGAGTTTACTATATTATTCCTTTAAACGCATCTTTATTTGAAGCTCCTTCAGTATTGTTTTGAAATCCCAAGTTCATGTATCTCTACTGATATGATTTACAAAGTTTCTGAGTTTCTGAAGCTCTACTTCCTCAGCAAGTTGCTCAATTTAAAGAATTATTTCTTGACAGACTTCACCCTATTATTAAAGGGCATTTCAGTTCCTTTGGAAATCCTTGAAGGATTGATTTGATTTGGAAAAGCAAAGTGTTTCATGGAAATATCATAATTTGGTTTTATTTGTTTTATTCGGTTAGGCCCGGTGAATTGTTTGAGTAGGGATTGTGCCTCCCTTGGGTTGTTTAACGCTAAACCTGATCAGGGTACTGCATGTGCGGGGTTAATTTGCTCGGTGGTATAGCTGGACGGTGGGCTCTAACCGGACTTCAAGGATTTCTCTGAATTTGATTCATCGGAAAAGAGTTTTACGTGTTGTCTTTAAGTTGGAAAAGGAAATGAAAGATTTCTGATTTCAAAATAGAGAAAAAGGAGTTTGAGAGATTCCTTAGTTTTGTTGTCATTCCTATCAGATCTTCAACGACATCGTCTTTTCATTATGTTTGAGTATTCAATGAGATAATCTTGAATTCTAATGCTCACTTTTCTTTTCTTGTTCATTATTAGACATTCATTTAATCTAAAATAATTGGTTCTATGTCATGATCTATCCTTGATCCTAATCTTGTTCAGTTATCTGAATTGATTGATCCTTCTGCAGCAAAGTAATTCTATTGTTATAATTTGTCCTTGATTCTATTCATGTGCAGTTATCTATTTGTTTGATTTAAAATGATCGATTCATTGCAGTGAAGAAATTTCATGTTATTATCTATCCTTGATTTGATTCTAAATGTTTAGCAATACCTTGTCAAGATTAATTACATCTTTTGTCATATCTATGATTTCAATCGTACATTCCAAGCATCTTTACCTTCCCTCACATTTCAGATGTAGTTGCTGGTTTAGAATCTTAGTTATAACGATTATTATGTTGTACCTACTCGGCTTGTGAAGCTCATTCCCTATATTCTTGATGTTGATTTCAGGTAGTCCATAAGGGGACATGATATTAATATTCTGGAGCTTTTAAACTAAAGTTTACTTTGGTGTGTGTATGTTATGGTGTTACTGTGATGGTGTTGTTGTATGTGTTATGGTAATGTTGGAATTTTTATCAAGCTTTAAGGGGATAATCTGGTATGATTATGATACCATATGTGATGGAAGGTTTTAAAATTTAAGTATTTTATCAAGCAATATATAAAGTTGTATTTAGCCTTCTTGTTAGCATATTTTAGTATTCATGTGTATCTTTGAAAGACATTGAACCTAAAATGGCGTTGTCTTTAAAATTCTGTTCATTATCTTTTGTTTATAAATCAGGTTTACAAATCCTTGGAAGAAATGTGTATTTAGTATTTCATGATATGTTTATTTCTCATGTTTTTGCTCAATGTAGTTAATAGAATGATTCTTCATTCTCAGATTCTTTAATCAGTTGGTTTTAACAAAATGGTTATCTCTTCAAAGTTTTAGTTACTATTTCCCGGTTCTTTATAAAAGTTTTTCTTCCAAAAGTTTCATACAAAAAAAAACCACCGATCTTTCTTTTGATTTAATCCATCACATTAGTCATCCTATTCATTGTGATATTTGGGGTCCACGCAAAACCCACACTCATTCTATTGTTGATGATTTTACTTGCTTCACTTGGGTCCATCTTATGAAGTTGAAATCCAACACAACCCTAGCTTGAGACAATCTTTCTTCTCTTGGATCAAAACACAATTCAATAGTGATATTAAGATTTCGTGTACCTATATGGGGGTGAATTTACATCAATGTGCTCGTTTTTCAATTCACATGGTACCATTTTCCAACATACTTGCATTTATACTCGACAACAAAATGGAGTTGTTGAACGCAAACATCGTCACCTTTTAAATGTGGGTCGTACTCTTCGTTTTCAAGCCAATTTACCTTTAAAATTTTGGGGAGAAAACATTATCACGGCTTCTTATCTCATCAACCGGCTCCCTACACCTCTTCTTTCCCACAAATCTCCTTACGAGCTCTTACATGATACTCCACCCACTTATTATCACCTTCGAGTTTTGGGTTGCTTATGTTATGCCACTAATCTGACCCCTAAACACAAATTTGACAAACGTGCGCATTGTTGTATCTTTCTTGGATATCCTCTTGTTCAAAAAGGCTATCGAGTTTATGATCTTGAGAACAAAAATTTATTTACCTCCCGAGATGTTATTTTTCATGAACACATTTTCCCTATTCTTCTTCATCCACGTCTGACACCTGATATCCCTTACAACGGTATATCTCTTATTGTGGATTGCACCTGCTTATCGTTCATTTGTGCATAATATCTCTACATTGGTGGAACCAACTAGTTATGCAGAGGCCAGTCATGATCCCAAATGGGTAGAAGCGATGAATTCTGAAATCCGGGCACTTAAGGACAATCACACTTGGTCCATGGTTCCTCTACTTGTTGGACAACGTTCTATTGGGTACAAATAGGTCTTCAAGATAAAGTATCATGTTGACGACACCATTGAGCGTTACAAAGCTCGCCTTGTGGCCAAAGGTTCACTCAACGTGAAGGTAATGACTATAAAGATACCTTTGCTCTAGTTGCCAAGTTAATTACTGTCTGTTGCCTACTAGCTATTGATGCAGTTCGGAATTGGCCCTTGCACCAGATGGATGTGCAAAACCTTCCTCCATGGTGAACTTCTTAAGGAAGTGTATATGCTGCCTCCTCCAGGTTATAGTCGACAAAGGGAGAATGTTATTTGTTGACTCCACAAGTCACATTATGGTCCTAAACAAGCTTCACAGAGTTGGTTCCCGCGTTTCTCTTCTGCAATCCAAGAGATTGGTTTTCAACAATCCCAAGCTAATTACTCATTATTCACACGTGTTTGTGGAGACTCTATTACCATGGTATTACTTTATGTTGACGATATGATTATAACATGGAACGATGAGAAGGCCATCAATGATCTCAAGGTGTTTCTCAACAGTCGTTTCAAGATTAAAGATCTTGGACCACTCAAATACTTTCTTGGCATTGGCATAGAAGTTGCACGTTTCAAGGCTGGAATCACAGTTTGTCAACGAAGGTACACATTAGACATCTTGGAGGAAGCCGGATTACTTGGAGCAAACCAGCAAAGGTACCAATGGAACCTAATCTGGTACTAATCGAAAGAGGCAATGATACCTTGAAAGATCCCAAGTGATATCGACGGTTAATTGGGAAGTTGATTTACCTCACAATTACCCGGCCATATATCACATATTCTATGAATACACTCAGCTAGCTAGTTCATACAGGAACACAAGTTACACCACCTTAAGACTGCACATATACTCCTCCAATACCTTAAAGCAATTCATGGACAAGGTTTATTATTTCCCTCTAATAGTCAACAGTGTTTAATTAATTGGCTATTGTGACGTTGACTGGGCGAGATGTCCGGTTACACGTTGGTCAGTGACCGGTTACTATACTTTTCTTGGCAAGTCACTTGTGTCATGAAAAAGCAAGAAACAAGCTACAGTGACAAGATCGTCTGATGAGGCTGAATACTGCTCTATGGCCTCAGCTACATGTGAACTCACTTGGTTGAGATATTTGTTGAAAGACTTTTGTGTACCACATCCTGGACTGGCCAAGTTGTTTTGCGACAACCAAGCAGCTCTTCATATTGCTACAAACCCGGTTTATCATGAGCGAATGAAACACATCGAACTAGATTGCCATACAGTTCGAGAAAGGATAGAAAAAGGCGAGGTTATAATAGCTTATGTGCAAATTGGAAGTCAGATGCGGATTTGTTTACAAAGCCTTTGCGAGCACCTGCATTCCACACGCATCTCAGCAAGTTGGGTGTCATTGACATCCACACTTCAACTTGAGGGGGAGTCTTAAAGGAAAGAAGTAAACTAGTGATCTGACATTGAATCAAGGAGTGATAGGAGTGACTGTAGGATCTATATTGCTTGTATTGATTGTATTGATAACATTGATAGCTTGCCTAGAATAGCCTAGCTGTTATTTGTATATAACAACAATGATCTTGTACAATTGTAATTCAATTTTTTTCAATACAATCAGATTACCAATTTCTTTACGTTTCGAACGGTTAGTCCAGTTATTGGTGATCCAAATTTGAAAGTCAGCCGACTACTAGATCAGTACGGTATGTGGAACGTCCCCTTAGTACAATTGTTGTTTCTTCCTCATGAAGTTGCAACCATTTTATTTATTCCTTTGGATGGTCCTAGATATTCGGATACCATTGTTTGGCATTATGGGAAGGATGGAAAATACATTGTAAAATCAGGAGCATGGCTTGCAATGGAATTGAAGAATAAAGAAGCCGACAGTCCAGGTAGTAACGGTAATGATGGAACAAATGTGATAGTTTGGAACAAAGTCTGGAGATTGAATGTTGCTTCAAAGATTAAGATTTTTCTATGGAGAGCTCTTTATAAATTCCTAGCCTTGTGCCTCTAGTTTGAAACGATGACATATAGTTAAGGATGAGTCTTGTTTCAGATGTGGAGCCCTAATAGAAGATACTAATCATTATTTGTGGCAGTGTAGGCATGCCAAGAAGACATGGAAGCAGAGTTTCTTAGGTTTTGGGTATAACAGTTGGAAAGAATCAAGTTTCATCAATTTGTTTGAACGAATTGCGAAAGTGGCTGCACACGGAGAACTAGAACTGTTTGGGGTTATCTCTTGGTTATTGTGTAAGAATCGAAATGCTTGCCGGTATGGGGAAAGATTGGTGGAAGGGGAGCAAATTGTTGTTCAAGCGAAGGAATGGTTATCTAATTTTCAGCATGCCCAATTAAGGTTAGACCCTCTTACTTCTCTTAATTTTAATTCTTCTTCTTCTCATGCAGGGCGCGTTTACTAAACATGAATGGGATTTAGGGTGAATGGGATTTAAGGTGAATGGGAATAAGGGTGAATGGGAGAGAGAAGGAGTCATTCCCATTCCATTGTTTACTTGTTATCTGGAATGAGGCGATCTGCAATGGTGTCTGAAATGGCATTCTCTCAGCAAGAGGAGAAAAAGAGACAGATCTGAAATGGTGTTTTTAAGTCGTAGGGTTTGGTATGGGTAGTTTAGGATTTTGATAAAATTACAAGGTTAAAATTGGAACTGAAATCTGATTCATGGGTGAATCAAAATCAATACCAACCCCCTCCTCCGGAATGGAAAAAGGAGAATGACTCCGGGTTCAACACTGGGACCCACACATGTTTGATTCCTCCTTAGGTTAGTAAACAACATTTCAACCCGGAATGGGAATGACTTCGAAACGGATGATTCCCATTCACCCAAAGTAAACGCGCCCCCAAGAGTTAGTCCCGATAAGGTGAAGTGGTCCCACTGCTAACTTTCTTAAACTAAATGTGGACACTTCATGTGTTCACAAAATGGGAAAGGTTGGTCTTGGTGCTGTGGTTTGAAATGAATTTAGAAATCTGAAGGGAGCTTTGGTACATAATATTAATGGAGCTCTTTCCGTACATTCCAGTAATTAAGCCTTAGCTGTTCTCTTGGGCTTATGGTTTTGTCTAACGAATGGTTTTCAGAAGATTGAAGTAGAATTTGATGCAGCTAATGTAATTGAAGCCTTGAATATCCCAGATGTTGATTTGAGTATGGAAGGTCCAGTGTTTGATGAAATTTTTGAAGAGAGAATTTGAAGAAGTGCGATGGAGGAAAATTTTAAGATGCAGTAACCAGGTGGCACATATTCTGGAAGCATTCGATGGCATCAAGTTTTGGAAGGAAGTATATATGGCCTCCTTGGCTTAACAATATGTAGTTGATAGTATGTCTAGTTGATGTTATTTCTTGTTGATTAAGGGTTGTGGTACTCTTTTTACTTGTTTGATCAGGCGAGGTTTTTAATAAGGCCACATCAGCCTCTAGAATGTAATCTCCAACGATATTAATGAAATTTTCTTCTTTCGATAAAAAAAAATAAAAATAAAAACAAAAATTATTGACGAAACCAAAAACACTCTTGCATTTTCTTTTTTAGAGGTAGTGGCCCTTATTTGGTCATCGTTTTGCTAGTTTGAAATCCCAAGACTAAAGGGAAAATGCCCAAATATTTGAAAACTAAAGCCCATTCCAATTAAAGTCTTATCCTTGTGCCAATTCCAATGATTCTTGAGAAAAAGACGTTATTACCCTGTGTTTAAATTAAATCCCACACAGTTTTTTATCTCTTTCTTCTTCTTCNNNNNNNNNNNNNNNNNNNNTACTCTCTCTCTCTCTCTCTCTCTCTCTCTCTCTCTCTCTAAAAACTCAAGACACACCAAAACCCCAAAATTCAAAAGTTCAAACGGACACTGCCAAACCCCAGAAATCGTTCTGATCTGAAATGGCCAACATCTCCGATTCCACCGCCTCTCTTCCTCCGTCGGCTCCGCCTCCTCCTCCGCTCTCCTCTGTAAGACCATTTTTCTTTCGTAAGATATGACCTTTTTGTAATTTTGGTGTAAAAAGTTTTGAACTTGAAACTTGTGTGATTGCAGACAACAAAGGAGAATCTGACTCCGGTTGCCTGCAAGATTGAGGTAAACCGACAACGTTGTTGACCTAGTTTTAGCTTTGACATTACTAACATCTGGAAACTGCTTTTTTGTTTCGTTTTTGTTTCTAACCTTGTCGGCTATGTTGTGTTTGTTGTTAGGAATTGAATGAATCGAGGGCTGAGCTGCTTGGCAGAATTCAAGGCTTGAAGAAGGTGAACAGAACTGTCTTTTTTTTTTTGTTCTTTCAATTTCTTGTTCTAGTTTTGATGAAGAATGGTTTTTGAGACTGATTTAGTTATTGGTGGTGTTTGTTTGGGTGATTAGGATTTGCAAACATGGAGGTCAAAGCTAGACTCACAAGTTAAGGTCTACCGTGATGTAAGTGTTTACATAACTTTTTGCACACTTGAGAAAACATGCATTTGGAATGTGCTTCTAAATTCTCTATGGGATGAGGTATTAATGTAGGGATTGGGTGCTTGTTCTCTGGCATTTTTCAGTTCTTTTGTGCAACTTTTAGTTATGTGATGGTACAATTTTTGAGCTGGAGAGTAAAATTAGTGAGGTGTGTGGTTGAAGGATAATGTGGCTCTTAATGTAGAATTGGGTGTTTTCTATGAACGTTGAATCGGTGTGTGGTTGAAGGATAACATGGCTCTTAATGTAGAAATTTCAGAGTTGCGTTAGGCTTGTCACTTGGATGGATCAGAATGTATGTGAACTTGTCTGGGATAAACATAGATGCTGCAATTAAGCATTGGTTTGAAAGCATCTGACTAAATACCTATTGAAATTAGTTTTCTTTATATAGATCAATTTAATGGTTTATGGTGGTCAAGTGAGAGTATAGACTAAGAGAGTAAAAGAGAGAAGCGAAGGTGGCCATTAAATCTGTTAACAACACTTGGACATGAACTCAGTTCATGGTGTTTCATATATATTTGCTATCAGCTTATATTTAAAACATGTTTTATTAAATTATTTTACTCGTATACGTGGCTTTTAGCGGACAAGTATAGAAGGTGCCTGAAATGGGCAAATTTATAGGATTGGGTTCCATTTAGGTCATCCAGCCAATTCAATTAATTCACAATATAATATATTAATCATTTTTCCAAATGCTTATAAATTGTGTACTTGAAGAACTTATTCCAAATAAGGAATTCTTTTCTGTTTTCCTTGACACTTTTGACCATGTATCAAATTATATCTTCTCATAGTTTTTGAAACATGTGCGACTCTTGATGCATTTTCTCTTGCTCAATTTAGGAACTTTCGGAACTCAAACAATCTCTCAACACTGAAGTGGAGCAACTTCGATCAGTAAGTCTTGCTCTGGCAACTCTGGTGAT
This genomic interval carries:
- the LOC101305456 gene encoding uncharacterized protein LOC101305456; translated protein: MANISDSTASLPPSAPPPPPLSSTTKENLTPVACKIEELNESRAELLGRIQGLKKDLQTWRSKLDSQVKVYRDELSELKQSLNTEVEQLRSEFRELRTTLQQQQDDVTTSLRNFGLEDVKGNSKADEVTLEEHKESDASTPEDDGKEAES